One segment of Thermococcus profundus DNA contains the following:
- a CDS encoding cation:proton antiporter subunit C, producing the protein MINAETAGIIVMLIGLYGLISKEKAIKQVLSINVVSLGLILFFIGTGYVEGGDFPIMPSTPVDPLPATLMLTTLVVDVAITALALAMILRNGGEWA; encoded by the coding sequence GTGATTAACGCCGAGACCGCTGGAATAATCGTGATGCTCATAGGTCTCTACGGTCTGATATCGAAGGAGAAGGCGATAAAGCAGGTGCTCTCCATCAACGTGGTTTCCCTCGGTCTGATACTGTTCTTCATAGGCACAGGTTACGTCGAGGGAGGGGACTTCCCGATAATGCCCTCCACTCCGGTTGACCCGCTTCCTGCCACGCTAATGCTGACAACGCTCGTCGTTGACGTGGCTATAACCGCGCTGGCCCTTGCGATGATACTGCGCAACGGGGGGGAGTGGGCGTGA
- a CDS encoding Na(+)/H(+) antiporter subunit B has protein sequence MKMSLVVRTTTKLVAPFLVTYGAYLTIYGYESPGGGFQAGVIFAVSVILLMTAYGYRRTRKHFPLRTVQLVESSAALFIVGVALMGLAFGAFFLNFLRPYIPGGTIMTFNVGVALKVGTSFVLVFYILARWVDRD, from the coding sequence GTGAAGATGAGCCTCGTCGTGAGGACGACGACAAAGCTCGTGGCGCCTTTCCTGGTCACATATGGAGCTTACCTCACCATCTACGGCTACGAGAGCCCCGGCGGCGGCTTTCAGGCAGGGGTAATCTTCGCCGTGAGCGTTATCCTGCTCATGACCGCCTACGGCTACAGGAGAACGAGAAAGCACTTCCCGCTCAGGACGGTCCAGCTCGTAGAATCTTCTGCGGCCCTCTTTATAGTAGGGGTCGCACTCATGGGTTTAGCCTTCGGGGCCTTCTTCCTCAACTTCCTCCGCCCCTACATCCCGGGAGGTACCATAATGACATTCAACGTAGGCGTTGCCCTCAAGGTGGGTACCTCCTTCGTCCTCGTCTTCTACATCTTGGCGAGGTGGGTTGACCGTGATTAA
- the mbhE gene encoding hydrogen gas-evolving membrane-bound hydrogenase subunit E has protein sequence MKRLIGALISSALLLELLRLDYTKVSGGSYAYYLTNWREVGIPNLVTAILADWRAYDSLGEATLLFAAATAFYLLLGRRMK, from the coding sequence GTGAAGCGCCTCATCGGAGCGCTCATCAGTTCGGCCCTCCTGCTGGAGCTCCTCAGGCTTGACTACACCAAAGTTTCAGGGGGGAGCTACGCCTACTACCTAACTAATTGGCGCGAGGTTGGAATCCCGAACCTCGTGACGGCCATACTGGCAGACTGGAGGGCCTACGACAGCCTTGGCGAAGCTACCCTCCTCTTCGCGGCGGCCACCGCCTTTTACCTGCTCCTCGGGAGGAGAATGAAGTGA
- a CDS encoding hydrogenase subunit MbhD domain-containing protein — protein MPGTIHEVLLIAIILLSASVVEAEKLTSAVLRYGLLSLAFVIVLIQLKAPDVALSAVVVGAIVTGLFLYTIKEVGE, from the coding sequence ATGCCTGGGACAATCCATGAAGTCCTGCTTATTGCGATAATCCTCCTATCGGCCTCGGTGGTGGAGGCTGAGAAACTCACCTCCGCGGTACTGCGCTACGGCCTCCTCAGCCTAGCCTTCGTAATCGTCCTGATCCAGCTTAAAGCTCCCGATGTTGCCCTCTCGGCCGTCGTGGTTGGGGCGATAGTAACGGGGCTATTCCTCTACACGATAAAGGAGGTGGGGGAGTGA
- the mnhG gene encoding monovalent cation/H(+) antiporter subunit G has translation MIAFLFLLFGLFIMLFGALGLLRFPDVYTRLHATAKCDTGGAISILLALALASDFSLTGKLKFLVIAFMIAMINPMVSHAIARAAYKSGVKPKAVVDMYAWDNP, from the coding sequence GTGATAGCTTTCCTCTTCCTCCTCTTCGGCCTCTTCATAATGCTCTTCGGGGCCCTCGGGTTACTCCGCTTCCCCGACGTTTACACGAGGCTACATGCAACAGCGAAGTGCGACACTGGTGGGGCGATAAGCATACTCCTGGCCCTGGCACTCGCCTCGGACTTCTCCCTCACGGGAAAGCTCAAGTTCCTCGTGATAGCCTTCATGATAGCCATGATAAACCCGATGGTCAGCCATGCGATAGCGAGGGCCGCCTATAAGAGTGGGGTAAAGCCGAAAGCGGTGGTGGACATGTATGCCTGGGACAATCCATGA
- a CDS encoding monovalent cation/H+ antiporter complex subunit F: protein MAEENLLVILPYAVAFLVFTATLVSYRVIFGPTLADRAVALNTATTKAVVIIAMLSLLYDAPYLLDVSIVLLMVNAVGGLIIAKYMEVRA from the coding sequence ATGGCTGAAGAAAATCTTCTGGTGATTTTACCATACGCGGTGGCTTTCCTAGTGTTTACCGCGACGCTGGTTAGCTACCGCGTTATCTTCGGCCCGACGCTGGCTGACAGGGCAGTTGCACTGAACACGGCAACGACGAAGGCCGTGGTGATAATAGCAATGCTCTCGCTCCTCTACGATGCCCCCTACCTCCTCGACGTGAGCATAGTGCTCCTCATGGTCAACGCCGTGGGCGGGCTCATCATAGCTAAGTACATGGAGGTGAGGGCGTGA
- a CDS encoding Na+/H+ antiporter subunit E, with protein sequence MGRVHFYLRERLDEVRGRVLYESYEARKLPAWERVGITWLALFAFWLVVSGKFSPSHLITGALVTLAIATVTRDFLTDDIRQTGHLLSKAAYIFLFLVPQYLFIMAFRLLESNLKVVKNVLFMDINPGIVKVKADLHSNTGLTVLANSITLTPGTLTLDVNKKLGEAYLYVHWIDVETLDQEKAGMKIKGELEEWLKKIFW encoded by the coding sequence ATGGGCAGGGTGCACTTCTACCTACGTGAGAGACTGGATGAGGTTAGGGGCAGGGTTCTCTACGAGAGCTACGAGGCGAGAAAGCTTCCGGCTTGGGAGAGGGTGGGGATCACGTGGCTGGCCCTATTTGCCTTCTGGCTCGTCGTAAGCGGGAAGTTCTCACCTTCCCATCTGATCACCGGGGCCCTGGTGACGCTTGCCATTGCCACGGTAACGAGGGACTTTCTGACGGACGACATAAGGCAGACGGGACATCTGCTCTCAAAGGCGGCCTACATATTCCTGTTCCTCGTCCCGCAGTACCTCTTCATCATGGCCTTTCGCCTGCTTGAGAGCAACCTTAAGGTCGTTAAAAACGTCCTCTTCATGGACATAAACCCCGGGATAGTTAAGGTGAAGGCTGACCTTCACTCGAACACGGGCTTGACCGTCCTCGCGAACTCCATAACGCTAACACCGGGTACCCTCACACTGGACGTCAACAAGAAGCTCGGTGAGGCCTACCTCTACGTGCACTGGATTGATGTTGAAACCCTCGACCAGGAGAAGGCTGGAATGAAGATAAAGGGGGAGCTTGAGGAATGGCTGAAGAAAATCTTCTGGTGA
- a CDS encoding PPC domain-containing DNA-binding protein, translating into MRFSKGRNFLFRVPEGEELLSYINRFAEEHNVLIGIINAIGSLRNPEIGYFDEKAGEYKVIELKGTFELVSLMGNISLKEGKPFAHIHVSLGGPDGRLYGGHLVEGEVFVAEVFIQELLGEPLERKPQDNGLALWDAET; encoded by the coding sequence ATGAGGTTTTCAAAGGGAAGGAACTTTCTTTTCAGGGTTCCAGAGGGGGAAGAGCTTTTAAGCTACATAAACCGCTTCGCCGAGGAGCACAACGTTCTCATAGGAATCATCAACGCGATAGGAAGCCTGAGGAACCCCGAAATAGGCTACTTCGATGAGAAAGCCGGGGAATACAAAGTGATCGAACTGAAGGGAACCTTTGAGCTGGTTTCCCTGATGGGAAACATAAGCCTCAAGGAGGGAAAACCCTTCGCGCACATCCACGTTTCGCTTGGAGGCCCGGACGGAAGGCTCTACGGCGGCCATCTGGTTGAAGGAGAGGTCTTCGTTGCGGAGGTCTTCATTCAGGAGCTCTTAGGGGAACCTCTGGAGAGAAAACCGCAGGACAACGGGCTGGCTCTCTGGGATGCGGAGACATAG
- a CDS encoding chromate resistance protein ChrB domain-containing protein produces MKWVTREHVHVDRVACPWLIKRFIDPEAEFIFVPRDTDPSTITEGIPFDFKGVELGHHDGKCSFDAFVEKYNITDPAVLKIAEIVREADTHVENPQPLAVALDILARGYRMISKDDYETLEKEFPLYDAMYAYFKKEIEEGKA; encoded by the coding sequence ATGAAGTGGGTGACGAGAGAGCACGTCCACGTGGACCGCGTGGCGTGCCCGTGGCTTATAAAGCGCTTTATCGACCCCGAGGCGGAGTTCATCTTCGTGCCCCGCGACACCGACCCCTCGACCATAACAGAGGGAATTCCCTTCGACTTCAAGGGCGTTGAGCTCGGCCACCACGACGGTAAATGCTCCTTCGACGCATTCGTAGAGAAGTACAACATAACCGATCCAGCCGTTTTGAAGATAGCGGAGATCGTTAGGGAGGCCGACACCCACGTGGAGAATCCCCAGCCGCTGGCGGTGGCCTTGGATATTCTCGCACGGGGTTACAGAATGATATCCAAGGACGACTACGAGACCCTCGAGAAGGAGTTTCCACTCTACGATGCGATGTACGCGTACTTCAAGAAGGAGATCGAGGAAGGGAAGGCTTAA
- a CDS encoding 6-pyruvoyl trahydropterin synthase family protein: MGFRISERKIGWHKDFDSSHFLALPYESKCLRIHGHTYNVDVEIWGELNENGMIFDFNHLSKLIKLLDHRILVSEGWVVEREDGVLVIEKNGKRLELPKDEAVVLDKPNVTAEYIAEWFAERIAEKAGDNVRKIKVKIWEDPRSYAEVTLER; this comes from the coding sequence ATGGGGTTCAGAATCAGTGAGAGAAAGATAGGCTGGCACAAGGACTTCGACAGCTCCCACTTCCTCGCTCTGCCCTACGAGAGCAAGTGCCTCCGCATACACGGCCACACCTACAACGTCGACGTCGAGATATGGGGCGAACTCAACGAGAACGGTATGATATTCGACTTCAACCACCTGAGCAAGCTCATAAAGCTCCTCGACCACAGGATCCTCGTGAGTGAGGGGTGGGTCGTCGAGAGAGAGGATGGTGTTCTCGTTATCGAGAAGAACGGGAAGAGGCTCGAGCTCCCCAAAGACGAGGCCGTTGTTCTGGACAAGCCCAATGTGACGGCTGAATACATAGCCGAGTGGTTCGCGGAGAGGATAGCCGAGAAGGCGGGGGACAACGTGAGGAAGATAAAGGTAAAGATATGGGAGGATCCAAGGAGCTACGCGGAGGTAACGCTGGAGAGGTAG
- a CDS encoding DUF4263 domain-containing protein, which translates to MEEEIFGISGVNGAFVVTGKDSGFWRIIFTNHGFIGRYKNQLPEDSTIFVLANDTIPVKVEHNGEAKLVDVGIYWVVRKQRHVKHIPFAWIFGKSSTLKEISPLSHAESDFYFILFNRLYEIITNGYQRIIDKIAKLKALEMYMELIARIEDEIRNTIYTTKADEQVFQDMLTRYKFFLWPGAMMIESQPTLQGELLRRPDFRIQTKEGREIYVEIEPPRYKPFIGTRKSTRLKGALNQISDWRKIIGNNSNVLYMIIIGLFEELTEEEKRALSSFNESQDNLVVVTWEYILENVEKIKEGINKELAGDM; encoded by the coding sequence GTGGAGGAAGAGATATTCGGGATTTCAGGCGTTAATGGTGCATTTGTGGTAACCGGGAAGGATTCGGGATTTTGGAGGATTATATTCACCAATCATGGCTTCATTGGGAGATATAAAAATCAACTCCCTGAAGATTCAACAATTTTTGTACTGGCTAATGATACGATCCCTGTAAAAGTAGAACACAACGGAGAAGCAAAGTTAGTGGATGTGGGAATATATTGGGTAGTCAGAAAACAACGGCATGTTAAGCACATTCCCTTTGCATGGATTTTTGGGAAGTCTTCTACTCTTAAAGAGATTAGCCCACTCTCTCACGCCGAGTCTGATTTCTACTTTATACTTTTCAATAGACTCTATGAGATAATCACAAATGGTTATCAGAGGATTATTGATAAAATCGCAAAACTCAAGGCTCTTGAAATGTATATGGAACTCATAGCTAGGATAGAAGACGAAATCAGAAACACTATATATACAACTAAAGCTGATGAGCAAGTTTTTCAGGATATGCTCACACGATACAAATTTTTCTTATGGCCCGGTGCAATGATGATAGAGAGCCAACCGACACTTCAAGGAGAACTCCTAAGAAGACCAGATTTTCGTATTCAAACAAAGGAAGGTAGAGAAATTTATGTCGAGATTGAACCTCCAAGATATAAGCCGTTTATTGGAACAAGGAAATCTACCCGCCTGAAAGGTGCCCTAAATCAAATTTCAGACTGGAGAAAGATAATAGGCAATAACAGCAATGTTTTATACATGATAATTATTGGGCTTTTTGAAGAGTTAACTGAAGAAGAGAAAAGAGCGTTGAGCTCTTTTAATGAGTCACAAGATAATTTGGTCGTTGTAACTTGGGAATACATACTTGAAAATGTTGAGAAAATCAAAGAGGGGATTAATAAAGAACTTGCTGGAGATATGTAA
- the fni gene encoding type 2 isopentenyl-diphosphate Delta-isomerase: MQAFDKEELTVIRKFEHIEHCLKRNVQAHVSNGFEDVHFVHMSLPEIDKDEIDLSVEFLGRKFDYPIFIAGMTGGTKGSQLAGKINKTLAKAAQELNIPMGVGSQRAMIRKPETWESYYVRDVAPDVFLVGNLGAPQFSETIPERYGIEEALKAVETIQADALAIHMNPLQESVQPEGDTQYRGVLNALAELKAEFPYPIIAKETGAGVSMEVAIKLESIGIDAIDVGGLGGTSWSGVEYYRAKDELGKDLALRFWDWGIKTAISVAEVRYATELPIIATGGMRDGIAMAKALAMGATFAGVALPLLKPAVKGDVEGVIKILRRYIEEIRNAMFLVGARNVEELRRVPIVVTGFTREWLEQRIDLPAYMRSRGI, encoded by the coding sequence ATGCAGGCCTTTGATAAGGAAGAACTCACGGTCATCAGAAAGTTCGAGCACATAGAGCACTGCCTAAAGCGGAACGTTCAGGCTCACGTGAGCAACGGTTTTGAAGATGTGCACTTCGTCCACATGAGCCTTCCCGAGATAGATAAGGACGAGATAGATTTGAGCGTCGAGTTCCTTGGAAGGAAGTTCGACTACCCGATTTTCATAGCGGGAATGACCGGAGGAACGAAGGGTTCTCAGCTGGCTGGGAAGATAAACAAGACGCTAGCGAAGGCCGCTCAGGAGCTCAACATACCGATGGGCGTTGGAAGTCAGAGGGCCATGATAAGGAAGCCCGAAACCTGGGAGAGCTACTACGTTAGGGACGTCGCCCCGGATGTATTTCTCGTTGGGAACCTCGGCGCTCCCCAGTTCTCCGAGACGATTCCCGAGCGCTACGGCATCGAGGAGGCGCTCAAGGCCGTTGAGACCATCCAGGCCGATGCTCTGGCAATTCACATGAACCCGCTCCAGGAGAGCGTCCAGCCGGAGGGAGATACCCAGTACAGGGGTGTTCTCAACGCCCTGGCAGAGCTGAAGGCCGAGTTCCCGTACCCGATAATAGCTAAGGAGACAGGCGCGGGAGTTTCCATGGAGGTCGCGATAAAACTGGAGAGCATCGGCATTGATGCGATAGACGTTGGCGGCCTCGGCGGGACGAGCTGGAGCGGCGTTGAGTATTATCGGGCAAAGGACGAGCTGGGGAAGGATTTGGCCCTCCGCTTCTGGGACTGGGGGATAAAGACCGCCATCAGCGTTGCCGAAGTTAGGTACGCCACAGAACTTCCAATAATAGCCACAGGCGGGATGAGGGACGGTATAGCGATGGCGAAGGCTCTCGCCATGGGAGCCACCTTCGCAGGGGTTGCCCTGCCTCTCCTCAAGCCGGCTGTCAAGGGCGACGTTGAAGGGGTCATAAAAATCCTCAGGCGCTACATAGAGGAGATCCGCAATGCCATGTTCCTCGTCGGGGCCAGAAACGTCGAGGAGCTGAGGAGAGTGCCGATCGTGGTCACAGGGTTCACGAGGGAGTGGCTGGAGCAGAGGATTGATCTGCCTGCATATATGCGGAGCAGAGGTATTTGA
- a CDS encoding aldehyde ferredoxin oxidoreductase family protein, with protein MRMMSTTTGTEESYALFIDLDREKAVRKRLAPSEVKAYLGGRGFNSRKLFEMVNGKIDPLGPENVLALGNGTFAGTVLPMTSRLHVSTISPLSGILGDGNAGGEFAAMMRYAGYDQIVVLGRADKPKYVWIEDETVEFRDAEGLWGMKTGELVDVLRDEHGDDVSVAGIGPAGENLVRFATTMVDKYHAGARGSGAVWGSKNLKAIAIRGTKGVEPADPETFYGLAKEDLEYFKRSEFVRKIYSVIGTHYGLLSWHPGWRYFSKYLGPDELPKGLRPEDLAAYEVGRTQCYSCPLACKDVYYLPKTGEYGTSSEFESIYALGSNNCITDTEAVLQMEHMADEYGMDVITLGDTIALARLLHERGILSDEVLDGVSLEWGDAEGQIELVRMTAYRKGFGNMIAEGYRNFAKLVDREALAYSYDVKGLNRGWYEVDFMNGIFTLAHATSTRGADHLRGRSWAYWENDVNMDPEAVRGMLEAGLPDYRVDPVGAVIAGERACTLADSLGRCKGSINMWFQAVPLVWKYPIFRGTAMLLTAFTGMEFSEKDVVEALDRIYLTEMAINVKQGIRKKHYNVKFPPELAKTEKFRRQEKRHWEMVDEYLERRGCDVETARPKGETLERLGIGYVADEIEGKEFPEWDGPALWPLESYPGGE; from the coding sequence ATGCGTATGATGTCAACCACCACTGGAACTGAAGAAAGCTATGCCCTGTTTATAGACCTCGACAGGGAAAAAGCCGTCAGGAAAAGACTGGCGCCTTCTGAAGTTAAAGCCTACCTCGGCGGCAGGGGCTTCAACTCAAGGAAGCTCTTTGAGATGGTCAATGGAAAGATAGACCCTCTCGGCCCGGAGAACGTTCTCGCCCTCGGAAACGGCACCTTCGCCGGCACTGTCCTTCCAATGACCAGCAGGCTCCACGTGAGCACAATATCCCCTCTCTCGGGGATACTCGGTGACGGGAACGCCGGCGGGGAGTTCGCGGCGATGATGCGGTATGCGGGCTACGACCAGATTGTCGTGCTCGGAAGGGCGGACAAACCGAAGTACGTCTGGATCGAAGATGAAACCGTCGAGTTCAGGGACGCGGAAGGACTGTGGGGGATGAAGACGGGGGAGCTGGTTGACGTCCTCCGTGATGAGCACGGGGACGATGTAAGTGTGGCCGGTATAGGACCGGCTGGAGAGAACCTCGTCAGGTTCGCCACCACCATGGTGGACAAGTACCACGCGGGGGCGAGGGGAAGCGGGGCCGTCTGGGGTTCTAAGAACCTCAAGGCGATAGCCATCAGGGGGACGAAGGGCGTTGAACCCGCCGACCCGGAGACCTTCTACGGGCTTGCCAAGGAGGATCTGGAGTACTTCAAGAGGAGCGAGTTCGTGAGGAAGATTTACTCCGTCATAGGTACCCACTATGGTCTTCTAAGCTGGCACCCGGGCTGGAGGTACTTCTCGAAATATCTCGGCCCTGACGAGCTTCCGAAGGGCCTTAGACCCGAGGATTTAGCAGCTTACGAAGTCGGCAGAACTCAGTGCTACTCCTGCCCCCTAGCCTGCAAGGACGTCTACTACCTTCCGAAAACTGGAGAATACGGCACGTCGAGCGAGTTCGAGTCCATCTACGCCCTCGGCTCGAACAACTGCATCACTGACACCGAGGCCGTCCTCCAGATGGAGCACATGGCGGACGAGTACGGGATGGACGTGATAACCCTCGGCGACACGATAGCCCTCGCGAGGCTTTTGCACGAGAGGGGAATCCTGAGCGACGAAGTTCTCGACGGCGTTTCCCTCGAATGGGGAGACGCTGAGGGGCAGATCGAGCTGGTTAGGATGACAGCCTACAGGAAGGGCTTTGGGAATATGATCGCAGAGGGCTACCGCAACTTCGCGAAGCTCGTCGACAGGGAGGCTCTGGCATACAGCTACGACGTGAAGGGTCTCAACAGGGGCTGGTACGAGGTCGATTTCATGAACGGAATCTTCACCCTCGCCCACGCCACCTCGACTAGGGGAGCAGACCACCTCAGGGGCCGCTCCTGGGCCTACTGGGAGAACGATGTCAACATGGACCCGGAAGCGGTAAGGGGAATGCTTGAGGCAGGGCTTCCCGATTACCGCGTCGATCCCGTTGGGGCGGTCATAGCGGGGGAGAGGGCCTGCACCCTAGCGGATTCCCTCGGAAGGTGTAAGGGTTCGATAAACATGTGGTTCCAGGCAGTTCCGCTCGTTTGGAAGTACCCAATCTTCAGGGGGACTGCGATGCTCCTCACGGCCTTCACGGGAATGGAGTTCAGTGAGAAGGACGTTGTTGAGGCCCTTGACAGGATATACCTGACGGAGATGGCCATAAACGTGAAGCAGGGCATCAGGAAGAAGCACTACAACGTGAAGTTTCCGCCCGAGCTGGCGAAGACCGAGAAGTTCAGGAGGCAGGAAAAGCGGCACTGGGAGATGGTGGACGAGTACCTCGAGAGGAGGGGCTGCGACGTGGAGACGGCCCGTCCAAAGGGGGAAACGCTGGAGAGGCTCGGCATTGGCTACGTGGCGGACGAGATAGAGGGAAAGGAGTTCCCTGAGTGGGACGGGCCAGCCCTCTGGCCGCTGGAGAGCTATCCTGGGGGTGAGTGA
- a CDS encoding 4Fe-4S dicluster domain-containing protein, which produces MQILGIIYENCTGCHLCELVCSYTHEGVFNPLLSRITVLTKPEVQASAPVYCLQCRDAACERVCPVDAIHLDGKVGAYLIDYSRCIGCRECAYACPFGAISFDFDVKPIKCDLCGGDPECAQVCPRDAIIYGPKEKVMRELKKAKAAGVSYGIYGQLSGEPSPYRTKKAEEATALLREIWKRNEGLEL; this is translated from the coding sequence ATGCAGATTCTGGGTATCATCTACGAGAACTGCACAGGTTGCCACCTGTGCGAGCTTGTATGCTCCTACACTCACGAGGGAGTCTTTAACCCGCTGCTCTCGAGGATAACCGTTCTGACGAAGCCAGAGGTTCAGGCCTCCGCCCCTGTCTACTGCCTCCAGTGCAGGGACGCCGCATGCGAGAGAGTCTGCCCGGTGGATGCAATCCACCTCGATGGAAAGGTCGGGGCTTATCTCATAGACTACTCCCGTTGCATAGGGTGTCGCGAGTGTGCCTATGCCTGCCCGTTTGGGGCCATAAGCTTCGACTTCGACGTCAAGCCGATAAAATGCGACCTATGCGGCGGCGATCCAGAGTGCGCCCAGGTCTGCCCCCGCGACGCGATAATTTATGGCCCGAAGGAGAAGGTCATGAGAGAGCTGAAGAAGGCCAAGGCCGCGGGGGTTTCCTACGGAATATACGGGCAACTATCAGGTGAACCTTCTCCTTATCGGACCAAAAAGGCCGAAGAGGCCACGGCACTCCTCAGGGAGATATGGAAAAGGAACGAGGGGCTTGAGCTGTGA
- a CDS encoding 4Fe-4S binding protein — translation MNGREYLLHVLSEKCTGCGDCVEACPMDEPAIRIPEVSGGWDVVVCRHCSPAPCVEACEFGALWVKDDGTVFLARELCTSCKACTAVCPFGAVFLGTTGEMVKCDLCKGKPRCVEACREGALIYDRFTEKKALMEEKKPVKELLAFRGLV, via the coding sequence GTGAACGGGAGAGAGTACCTCCTCCACGTCCTCTCTGAGAAATGCACGGGCTGCGGGGACTGTGTGGAAGCCTGCCCGATGGATGAGCCGGCGATAAGGATACCGGAGGTCTCCGGCGGCTGGGACGTCGTCGTATGCAGGCACTGCAGTCCAGCCCCATGCGTGGAGGCATGCGAGTTCGGGGCGCTCTGGGTGAAGGATGATGGAACGGTGTTCCTTGCCAGGGAGTTATGTACCTCCTGCAAGGCCTGCACCGCCGTCTGCCCTTTTGGGGCTGTTTTCCTTGGGACGACGGGAGAGATGGTCAAGTGCGACCTCTGTAAGGGAAAACCGAGGTGCGTGGAAGCCTGCAGGGAGGGGGCGCTCATTTACGATAGGTTCACTGAGAAAAAGGCCTTAATGGAGGAGAAGAAGCCGGTGAAGGAGCTTCTGGCCTTCAGGGGGCTGGTCTGA